TTCCTCAGGGCAtgcctttttttcattttgccTATTCCCtattattgttactattattattttcatttctctttttattatattaaatttatttcaccttttattattattattattttctttattattattattattttatccttgttgttttcaaaataatccaTCAAATTCCAGCTTTCAAAGGGTTTTCcaaattccatttttataaaatttatttacttttaattttcatctttagtttttttagaatccctcaaaaatctcatttcaaataaaattcaccgccattttttgttttggccAGTGACTTTCACAATTCCTctgattttcaaaatgttttaaataagcTAGAATCGAATTCCGTAATTCctagtgatggaatttatggaattaattcatgcaaaaatgaattgggctttggtgggggccctacatatgagatttcatgattgattgactgattgattcATTCATTAGCTATATGTGATTGATTTACTCTGTTTCTTGATATACACATTATCCTTCTGTGTTTGTTCACTAACCCTGTTTCTGATAGCGCGTTACGGCTCGCGGCCCAGGTACGCACTCTCTATACctattctgtttttttttataagtgtaagatggatttgagtatccattgatttttccattgattgtcatgtcagcttcattttattagtagagacccgactttagggacttagaggggtgctacggtctttaccgtaccttcccgataagtaacctgacccccgaacccgatccggtttttcatagaccgccttttccaaaatgaggagtcacacttagggtttttctttcttattttgtttaccctttaaaaataaaacaaaaataagtggcgactccaagtcattttcaaataatcaataaaatcaatttttcaaaataaaaatcgagtttcaccatcgagtgggaaacacaTCGAGCTCAGAatcgaaaatgcggggtccacaaataaTCATAATCATCTTATCTATAAACATGGCCTAGAGCCACAGAGCTGCCTTTTCTTTAGTCCTCGAGCCATTTCAGCTAAAAGTAGTCTTTCCTTAGCATTTCCGGTTCTAAGCTCCCATTTCTTTAGGCCTTGAGGCATTAATTTTCAGCCCAGAGCTGCTTTTTCTTTCGGCCTAAGCTGCCTTTCTCTAGCATTTTCAGCCCAGGGCTACCTTTCCTAGGCATATTAGCCCAAAGCTTCTATTTCTTTAGGCCTGGAGCCATTTCAACCTAGAACATTTGTTTCTTTAGGCCTTGAGCCCTTTTCAACCCAGAACTGTCATTTCTTCTAAATAacttctcttttaaaaaaacttcaatttttctttccaatcaCAAATTTTAAGGCTTTGTTCCAGGTTTCAAGAAGCTGGTAAAAATCTTCTATTTAACATTTCAGCAGTGAATCGAATTcacgaaggaaaaaaaaaatcttgacgGCATAAAGTAGGACATGGGATAGTTTGAAATGCgtaattttcatcattcaaatGTAAAACATATTAACTCTATTTAGATACTTTAACCATTTCAAATACTACATACatgttctcttcattttttttctctctcgcattttccatcaaatttttcaacaatcaaacataacctttaaAAAACAgataattttacttattttgaaaGTGCTTTACATATAGCTTCTATGAAAAGCTGTttcatgttaatttaatgaTGCACTTATAATATTAAGATTGCCCTTTCATAATCATGAATTAACCTTTAGTTTCAACTTCTACAAGAGGCTAAATGAACAAAGCTATCACAGAGGAGGCCTCAGCCAATGAGTCAGATGCACTGTTGTACCAAACCAAGGATTTATTTATAATGAAGTGCAGTCTCCATATGCACATGAGACTGCATTTACAGCAAAAAGACAAGGAAATTAACAATGTTGGAATTACTGGAAAATCACACAAATTATTGAAGGAGGACCTTAGCTAGGTTGTCTCCTAAATTGCCCATCTTTTTATATCTTTGCATTCATCTATCTCATCATCGTCTTTGATTTTAGATGGTGAGGATGTGAAAGTAACAGGAAGCAGTGGACGATTGTTCACAGTGAGGCTTAGCACATCAGCTCTCGAATAATGTCCTACCACGTCAAACTGGAACTTTGCTTTAGGAATCTCTCCACGAACATCTGCATATCAAgtgatcataaaaatatttgatcagCCCATGATAAATATCATAGAGTATCAAGTCTTCCATAAAACTATGTTTGCAGTCCCTTTAAACCTAAAGAATTGACTCATTTGCCTTATCTGCATACTGAATTATTTGGATATATAATCGGAGAAGTTAGGGCCATACCAAGATCAGCTGTGAAGAGGCCTTCTCCTTCATAATTCGGTCCTGCTAGAATTTCGCCATGGGGCGAAATGATGACACTACCTCCAGCCCAAACAATAGAATCTGGAGTGACATCTTCTTCTGTAGGACTGTAAAGATACTCAGGTGGAGGTGGGTAATCTTTCCTCCGACAGAACTGGATGGGTGAAAGAACATAGCATCCACCCTCCATAGCGATGTGTCTCATTGTAGCTACCCATGTATCCCCGGAATCGGCAGTAGGAGCACAATATATCTCAATTCCTATATAGAATCGGTGTTTTGTGATCAATCAATCCCATATCAGAGCCATAATGTATTTCAAGCCTATTTAGGCTAAAACCCTAATAACTTAAAAAAGAGTACTGAAGTATTTCAAGCCAAACCATACTAGTTAGTGAAGAGAAAGAAATGGTAAAATATATACCTTTGCCATACATTGCTGTCCTCAGAAGCGGCATTCTATTTTCCCAACAAATGACTGAACCAAGTTTTCCATATGGAGTGTCATAAACTGGAGTTGTCGAGCAATCTCCGAAACCCCAGACGAGCCGCTCCCAATATGTTGGCATGAGTTTCCTATGTTTTCCAAGGTAATTACCTTCAGGATCAAAGAAGAGAACAGTGCAATACAATGTGTATCCATCTCTCTCAATAACACCTATCACCAAGTAGACTTTGTATTTCGCAGCCATTGATGCCAATCTATCAACTTCAGGTCCTGAAAAGATATTAAGTGGTTGATTCATCAAACGTGTCTTgtttcaataatttattaagtgGTTCAGTTCTTTAGCTATttaaggaaaagagagagaggtAACTGACCCGGCACATTAATGGCAGAAGCATGGTACTTGCGGAAACTTTCTTTCCCTCTTGGCGACTGGTCGGCGAAGTTGTATCCACGGGGATACCCACCGATAAATGATTCAGGAAACACAACCAGTTGGGATCCCAGTGCAGCTGCTTCTTTCAAAAACCTCTCAGCCTTATCTGCTCCCAAAATCACATTGCAAGAATTAATAATTCACGACTTAGAAAGTAAATTAATTGGTTGAATAGAGAGAATCAAAATTAACCTCCAGACATCCCAAATGActttttggttgctgagaaaactcATGGAAAAAGAGACCTAGATAAAACTCGGAACTTTCATATTTTCAGCTGTTTTGTAACTAAGAAAAGAGAAACCACCTCAACCCAACTCATCCAAGTAATTATTCCTTGATTGGCAGCTGAAAATATGTTCAAGCTTCAAtaatccttttctttccttcagtttctcagcaaccaatcAACTCACAGATTCTCTTACACAAGTTGCAGAATTGAGAGAAATGGTACGTTACCTAGAGTGGCAGGAGTATCATAAAAGACACTAGAGGCTTGAACAACGGTGGCTCTAACAGTTGAAGACATTGCAGAAATCGTATGCCTTTTCGTTTCCCTTCTGtttgaggattcctcacacagCGTTCAGTATTTATATATAGCCCAAAAGGTTCTTCTGCCATTACTTGAACAAGACGAAAAGGCTGGGAAAAGTCTGCCTTGGTTTTCCATATTGATTTAAGTTATCCGCAGACATTGTGGACCAGCCACATGActtaaaacaaattgaaaataactGAGTCATCtgtgaaatatatatatctgtgaaatatatatatatatagatttcaTCTTTTATACTTGAATCATCTcccccctccttttttttttcctagttttggccttattttttaaaaatataatatttattttacttttaatcaaTGGCTCATATTTCGAACAAGTGCGCCAGATTTTCTGAAGTTGTATATATAATAATCTGATAGTgattatatttggataaaaagagGGAC
This DNA window, taken from Vitis vinifera cultivar Pinot Noir 40024 chromosome 2, ASM3070453v1, encodes the following:
- the LOC100853652 gene encoding bifunctional nitrilase/nitrile hydratase NIT4B; the protein is MSSTVRATVVQASSVFYDTPATLDKAERFLKEAAALGSQLVVFPESFIGGYPRGYNFADQSPRGKESFRKYHASAINVPGPEVDRLASMAAKYKVYLVIGVIERDGYTLYCTVLFFDPEGNYLGKHRKLMPTYWERLVWGFGDCSTTPVYDTPYGKLGSVICWENRMPLLRTAMYGKGIEIYCAPTADSGDTWVATMRHIAMEGGCYVLSPIQFCRRKDYPPPPEYLYSPTEEDVTPDSIVWAGGSVIISPHGEILAGPNYEGEGLFTADLDVRGEIPKAKFQFDVVGHYSRADVLSLTVNNRPLLPVTFTSSPSKIKDDDEIDECKDIKRWAI